The Vigna unguiculata cultivar IT97K-499-35 chromosome 11, ASM411807v1, whole genome shotgun sequence genomic sequence ATAGTAGGTTATTTTAGTATAGcggaaaaaaaatacaagggATTGGAAGAAAAGGACGAATAAAATTGAAGCtccaaaaaaatgaaatttcccCAAATCTGAATGGGAACATTTGCCCTAACCCATTTTCCTCTATTCGGATCCTCCAGTCACGACGACGGTTCCCGGATCCTGCGCTCATCGGTTGGCCGGGGAAGCGGATGATGGATTGCGGCGTTGGATCCATCGTGTGGGTGCGTCGGAGGAACGGGTCGTGGTGGCCGGGTCAAATCCTCGGGCCCGACGACCTCTCCGCTTCTCACCTCACCTCACCCCGATCCGGAACCCCCGTCAAGCTCCTCGGCAGAGAAGATGCCAGCGTGTAAGTTTTCTTCACCGATTCCGAATTCGCGACTGTGTTAGCTACCACTGGAAAGTTTCTTGCTTTTCTTTGTGTGCAATGCATCCATCTGTTAGCATTCTTTGTCAGTGTATGCTGATTTTTCTGTGTTTTTAGGGATTGGTACAATTTGGAGAAATCCAAGCGTGTTAAGGCATTCCGGTGTGGTGAGTTTGATGATTGTATTGAAAAGGCCGAATCTGCTCAGGGGGGGCCGctgaagaagagagagaagtaTGCGCGCCGAGAAGACGCCATTCTTCATGCTCTTGAGCTTGAGAAACAGATTTTGAAGAAGCAAGGGAGATCAGGTGGTAGACCTTCAAATGCTTTTAAAAAGGGTGTGGTTGCATCGCCACCGGAAACACTGGGAAATGACAATGAAAACCATGCAAGTTCTTTTATGTATTGTGAAAGTGAGTCTGCCGGAGGTTTCTTTCCTCCTGAGATGGCCAAGGATGGGAATCAACTGCGCGGGGAAGTGGATTATTCTGAAACAACACCTCGGATGAGAGACTTGCAGGATTTTGGGCTCAGAATTGCCCCTGCAAAAAAGAAGCTTCCATCTTTTGTTGAACCTAACATGTATCAGAAACGTACGGTTGATGATGGTGCTCGGGCTCTTGCAAGCGGTGGTATACGCGCTGGCAGTAACCTCCACATCAATGGTAATATtctctagaaaaaaaaagggtagATGAGAGATTGAGTTGGAGTGatcaatatttttaagaagAAGCATACGAggcactttttttttattgtggaAATTCACCAGATGTTGAATATTTTAACCTGACTGTGGTTCTGTTTCTAGGGGCTGGGCAAATAGGAGCTTCACGAGCAAAGAGGAGCAGATGTGTGTATTTTCCGACCGAGTCCAGTGATTCTCTTGATTACAGAGAGACTCTACCCCGTGTTGAGATTTCACCTTCCCAACGCAGAAGGGAGTTTCCTTATCATGGCTCTATGGTTGGAGAGACTGAATATACTTTTATGGATGAGGTTGAATCTGATTCTTCAGAAACAGCCTGttctgattctgattctgattctTCGGAGACAGAACCAGACTTGGATGAAGAGATGACAATATTTTCAGGTTAAATTTCTGCCATTCTCGTACTATCCTTGTCTTAGCAGTATGATCTATTTGTCACACCCTGAGAAAACaactacataaaaaaattggCACATCCATTCTTTCAGTATCTTTAATTTAGTGTTTTCACCTCTCTTACATTAATAATGTTCCATGATTTCTTGCACAGAACATAGTTGTTAGTTATTCTTATGGCATGATTGTATATGGATATTGAAATGAATAATGTACAAGTCCTTGTCTCAGCCTCTGATGTAGTTGTTCTTCCTTTCTACATTCCTGTATTATTCCATATTTGGTTTACTAATTTGCAAATCCAACTAGTGATTCTATCATAGGAAATGGCTTAGAATTAGCTGAGTCAAGATGACAAACCACATCTTCCTATGATCTGCCTTCCTGCATTCTCATTTCATCTTTTCTAATGTTGGCCTATTATTTGTTACCAATATAAAAACTTGTGAACCCTATTCCTACGTTTGATTAGTCAATCTGCTAAAGAATTTTATCATCGGATTCTAAGATCTCCCACAATGTTAAGAAACTCTTGTACCTTTTGCTGCACCTGTGCACGTAAGAAAGATAGTCACAATGAATAAAGATGTGCTTTGTGAACATGCCATTTTGCTAAGGCTTATCATTGAAGTATTTAGAGAGggatttagaaaaaattgttgtatcatgtatattttaattttgactgGTTTTTTGTAATGTAAATTTGGAGTCACTTCCAACTTGTGTTTGACTCTGTTTTAGCTTTCTTTCACATCATCCTTCATGGCTTTACTCAGGATGTTCCTATAACTGCAGAAACTGGTCATGATGCTGAAGAACATGAAAGCACTAGCAGCGAGGAGCTTGATGAATTAGCAAATTCCAGTGACATGCCTCACCTTTATCCTCGTGACTTAATAACAAATAATGAAGCTGTGTCTAAATGGCAACTAAAAGGGAAAAGAAATAATCGGAATCTTGTAAAGAGGTCTGTTGGTGCTTCTGATGGAAAATGTAATATGTATGGAGCAGGAGCAGATGTTGAAGGAAAGAGTAGTCATTTAAGGCACAATATAAACAGTCCAAGTTTGCACCGCTACAAATTTGATTTTGGTGATAACTTTGATGACGATGATCAAAACTTTGGACTGGAAGATGAATACCCTCAATCTTCTAGATCCATATCAAGAAGTCAAAGTAAAGTTCATCGTGGTGTAGCTTGGAATGATGTGGCCTGGGATGATCATCTACCTTCTAAAAGACATTGGGATGGTAAAGCATATTCTCCATTGTACGCTGACCGTTATCAATTTGGTGGTAGGGTCAGGCCGATGCTAGTTGATGTAGATTTGAAGGTTCAAGCAAGCTATCGTAAAGAGTGTGTACCCTTCATTTCGCTCATGAGTAAATTAGATGGGAGGGCAATAGTGGGGCACCCTATCCAGGTTGAGGCTCTCAGGGATGGCTCATCTGATATTCTGTTTCCGACAATTGATGACTTCAGTAATGATGTGACTGGTATCGAGGGAAGTAGTGTGCTTCCACCGGCATGGAGGACTGCAAGGAGAACTGCAAATTTTCGCATCCCGCGCCCCCATGCGCCATCATCAAATGGTGCTGAAGGTGCGGCTGAGTTCCCCTCTTCAGATCAAGAACAAAGCTTTGAATATAAAAGTGTAAATGCTGGAAGTTCCAGCCACCAGGCTAGCCTTCAAAAGAGAAGTGGCCTTAAAAGTCATCGTTCTTCAGCAGACAAAAAGTCCTTAAAAAAGATGCCAAAGAAATTGAGCTTGTCATCTTGCCAAAAAACTCGAACTCTGTCCTCATTATCTACTGAGCATAATTTTAGTAGAAAGCCATTACATGATAGCAGTAGTTATCAAACAGATAGATTGACTAAACCAGACATTTCTGGGTCCACTACAGTAGCTTGCATACCAGTCCAGTTAGTGTTTAGTAGATTACTCGAGAAGATTAATAGGCCTCCATTGAAAACACCTAGTAATTTGGCTTTGCTGAATACTGGTGTGGATAGAAATTCATAGGTTACATGTACATTGTTATATGGCAACAATAATCTTACAGTTGTAGCACAATATATTAGGCATGTCTTTTTTCCAACATAGGGAAGTCCTATTCAATTTAGTGTCAGCATTTCAAGGATTAATATGCTGTATAGTTTCCCTATTCATCATGTATCTAGTCTAGATAAATAAAAGGTACATGAAATTATTTAGCTGTCTTGTGAGTGTACATTTGCCGGATCTTGGTTTCCTGAGAACTGCAACTAGCTagttattgatttatttgttcCAATATTGATGGGAAGTTCAAACTCCAGTAGAATCTAGTGCATTGGTGGttaaaatgttgatgttttgtAGCGGAAAAATCTACTAAGTCCAATGTTTTCTGAGAATacacaaacaaatatatgttaCTAACTTCAATGTTATTTATCGCTTGTTTCTAACATAAAATGCTCAATATCTCATGTGGAAATTGTTGCATCTGTTACATAAACATGTACATAGCTGCTTATCGCTGGATCTATTTGTGATTATGACATTTAATAAGTTTGCATTAaacatttgttttgttgttttcttatGCATTGCGGTATGATAGTGGTAGTGAGTTAGATTACAGACTCAAAGTATTAAACATTGCTAAATAAATATGTAAGTTTCTAATTTGTTTATCACAAAGTGCCAGCATGCTTTCATTCTActgacataataattaaaataagagaattatttattttttaatttttgtgaaaaagttgatatttcatgttaaaatttaatCCTTTTGTAACTTGATGCTTtgattaacttttatatatataatcacgTTGGGGGGTAAGTAAACAATTATTCAAAATAGAGAGAAGTAATAGTTTTCAAGGAGGAAAAAGTAAAATTCTAAATAACATTTGAAACAGTGAAATATTAATGCCAATGTTGTATCTATATGGGAAAAGTGCCATGgctatttaacataaatttaaataaaatttgtctttCTGAAACATAAACAAGGAATAaagtttaaatgaaataaaattaatatttttttcattgatattttcttctttaaaaagCTTATATTAGTTACcttttaatcttaaaaagtctaaaatataaaattataaaaataccttaaaggtataaaattgtaattcaaaatattaatttaattaccaaaccataaaattgtttatgtaattttattatactgAAATCTTACGAACTTCGTCTCAATAGCATTACTATTTTTCATGATACAGTAAGTGacttacttttttaaatatcaaatgtaAAACTATTATTGCaaatgatatatattatttattatgtattttttaaaaagtctTATCaagattttataataattagttaacacaattatatttttatcatgattatgatataaataaagttatgataaaaaatatttttaaatatgtaaattatatatatatatattttatttgtaataaataatttagattaTGATATAAAGTTATTCTTAAttgtataagtaaaaaaattggttCACCGTTCATTCTTTATATGCAATTTTGGCCTATACTTTTATCATGATTACAGAGTTCCTGTATCgcaaaagttatatataattttagacaaaatacttttatataGAGTTTTGGCCTGAATATTTTTATCttggttattttattttttaatttatattttaattgtttattttataaactttttagatatttaacaatattttttttcttttgttaatttaaacttttttacttctaattatattttaatttttaataatattaaaatatagttattttaatattttttaactttttatggatgtacatcaaataaaattttaaatacaattgtattaataattattatctcAAAATTCATTTAACATCAATGAAGTTTTgtataattatgtttattaattattgttcaGCAGAGTCCTTAAGAAAACTGATTACCatatcttataataaaatacctAAAATACACATTGTTTTATCTATATTAGGAAacgagaaaaaatatattaaatgtctGTAGGCaaatatttattgatgattaatctaaaataaatatataaagtaaatcGCATTGTTATTCGTGGAAGGTTACAACAGGTTGCTGATTCGGTTCTGTGAATATATTAGGTCAAAGGGAATGGATACCAACTCAACAATTTAACACTTGGCCCAGGcccaaaaattcaaatttgaaaagttCGCTCTAATAACGGTCATATTGTCTAACGTCACGCCGATAAACCCTTGCACTTGAACGTATAAATACCCCCACTCATTCCAAGTCTCCTCACTCGCTCATAGTGTCTGTCTCTCCCACTCTCCATCGCCTTATCTTCAACAACCCAAAACaccttgttttgttttgttcctTCTCTCATCAATGGATTTCCACTCTCTTTCAAGGAAGCAGCTACAAGCACTCTGCAAGAAGAATAAGATTCCAGCTAACATCACCAATGTTGCCATGGCTGACGCTCTCGCTGCTCTCGATCAAGTAAACGTTTCACTCTTTCGTTAttccaattttgttttcattttagttttttcaatcACTGCGCCAATGTGTATAGAAAGTGCGTATTGTTGTAACATGTAACTGTTCCATTCATTTTCCGATCCTTATGATTCAGAGAGACCGAGGTTTTTGTTTGAGTTGGTGTGCTAgatttagggtttcattttcgtttaattgattgattttcaGGTTGAAGGATTGGATGAGATTTTGAATTCAAGCGAGGTTGATGTTGGAACCCCGAATGTTAATCTGCGTACGGCTGGTAAGGCCTCGACTCAAAGGAAAGCAGCTAGAGCAGAAGTTGAAGGTTCAACGGTGAAGGTTCCGGCCTCTGCAAGGCGTGGGGCTAGAGCTGGAATTGCATCAGGAGTAGCGGAGCAAGAGAACAAAGACGACAATGTTCCACCAGTCACTCCTGCTGCTGGTAGGAGAAGGGCTACTGCAGTTTCTACTCGTAAGAAGAAAGAAGTTGAGATTGTAGAAGAAGATGGTGATAAGAATGATGCGCCTAAAACAGTTGGTCGGAGAAGAGCTACTAGTCGTTCGGTTTGCCCCACCAAGAATGAGACACCTGGGGGTGCTTCAGTGCAGAGAACATATAGCACGAGGAGGTCGGTTAGATTGTTGGAGAATGGATTGTCTAAGATGAGTTTGGTTGACACTGAAGACACTGGATTTGTCAAGGATGATGAGGATAATGTTTCTCAAGAACTGAGTAATGTCTCGGAGCAAGTGGAAGACTCGTGTAATACTGAAAAAGGTACGTTGGATCTGTCCTTTTCTGgtaatttgtattgtttttaacgttgttttgtttttaataaactaaCTTGTGAGAGTGATTGATGCAGGATCTAGTTTGCAGATGGACTCGACTGTGGTTTCCGAAGATACTCTGGAGTCCGAGGTGTGCTCTTCAGAGCAAAACACTGGATATGAATGCCAATCACATGAGTCTGCTTCAGATGTGAAATTAGTTTCTGTGACAGAAATTGATAAGGTGGTTGGACCACATGGTTCGGATGAAGGTGAACTGGAGAAAATCAACAACTTGGAGTTGGGAGCTGAACCAAATGCATCAGATGAAGCaggtttgttttttcttcttcacagTTGTCTATTATTGAACATAGTTCTTCTACCTTGTTGATTGCGTGCGTCACTGCATCAGGAAGTgtttggataatgatatttgatCCCATTTCAGGGTCTGACCCGTTACTTGATCTGGAGGAAACTTGTGATTCCTCGGACCTAGAAACTGAAAATAAGGAAAGCGTTGTAGCCTGCCTAGAAAGTTTTCCCGTCGAGGCATCCGCAGATGCTATCACGGAGGTTACTGGCCAAGAAATTGCTGATATGGTACCTGATAAAGTTTCGGTGGATGTTACTGATCAAGGTGTTGCTGGCTCGCTTTCTATGATAACTGATTGCAAGATTTATGATCAAGTCAGCAATGAGTGTGGTGAGAAAGTCAGCAATGATGAAGATGTCAACAATGGCGCTTTGCTTAGCCAAAAGGAACAAGTTGGGGTCATGGATGAAAAAATCAGCCATGAGGGTGATGATAAAGAAGATAAGAACAATGAGCCAGAAGTGGAGGATGAATCAGATTATTCAAGTTTACTGGAAGGAAGTTCTGATGATCAAGGTTTGTTTATGCTCTTTGTAGCAATTGTTAATTAGGTGGTTAGTACTTGTACATTGATATAGCGTTCTTCAGCATGGGCATTTAAGTCTTAATCTTTATTGATCGGTTAGCAGGTTCCGCAATGGGCGTAAATGAAACCATTGAGTACAGCACTGGCGACGTTAACCAGGATGTGAAGGATGAAACTGAACATATGAATGTGGCCTGTGGCGACATGACAGATGAAGATTACCAGCATCTTCTTACTGTTGATGACAAAGATTCCAAGGAAAGTGACTCGATGATTGGTTCTGAAGGGGTTCCTGATCTCGATTCAATTTCTAGTTCTGCCGGTGAGCTCCAAGAGGAAGAATTGAAAGAAGTTAAACCAGAGCAGACCGAAGCAGGGACACATAGCGCTCCTGATGTTACTGAGGCACAAGCTGAAGAATCCGAGGAACCTGTAACAGGACAGGTATTTATGTTGGAAGTTGATAATGTATTTTCTGGTAATCTGGGTGGAACGTGTAGTCCTCAAATCTCTCTTGTTCATGAACAGGTTTCAGTTGAATCTGCTTCGGGTCCCATTGATGGCGAGGTAGTTTCCGAAGATGTTTCTGCCATCCCAGACCAAGATACCGTCACAGTTTCTTCAGAAAATGTGTCCTCTGATGTTCCGGTTCAATCAGTTGTTTCTGATCGGTTGAAGGTAAATCGGACATCTGATGATTTGAATAAAATGACCATGGGGGAACTCAAGAGAATGCTGAGGAATTTAAATTTAGGTGGTGAAAAATCAAACTACAACAAGACTACTGATAAGGTTAGACTGATCCCTATTTCGCCatctaattatatttgattactTAGTGTGCTCGCTGTTTATGGGAGATTTCTAAGTAACATTCTTTAATCTTAACACGCGCAGGAAGGGGATAAGAAAAGAACTGCACTGCAGGAACTGCCTCAGAATCAGATGACAAGTGGGGAAGCTCAGATCGATGACTGAATTATGATAGATTTGAAATTTTGCACTCTCCAAATAAATCTTTCGGATGTTACAGCATAGGACCAAACCTTTGGTTTGGTGTTCTGTAGCTGTTCTTAGTAACTTTGCagatttttcttgtaatttttctGGTTGCAAGAACTCTTTGTTctggaattttattttcaatgcaCCAATAGTGCCTTTTTAGTATATCCTAATCATATCCCAAGTGCATTTTTACTGAGGTGATAGttactatcatttttttttatcgaattTTGAAAGCAAATTGTTATTTATtagcatattttttttactgagGTGACGCATACAATATTAAAACTATCGTTCCATCTTAATTCATATTACTGGTTGGCCCTTGGATGGTGAAAGAGGGAAAAAAGTAGAAGGGCAAAAATATACATGGcgtaaatacatattttatgcTTTTGGTACGAAAATTCACAGGATAGGATTTTAACAATTCCTTAAATGTTCGTAATTAATTAGGATTTTCTCAatgatagaaaataatatatatttatttatatttatattatctttattttcttaaggCATAGCTAGTTTACTCTCTAATGTTATATAGTAAtcataaaatagtatttaattgaatgttaaaatatattttatatattttattaataaaactgttccaaaaatataatgaaaagtaATAATGTAAGGTTTTGTCTAcatttatgaattaaatttaaaatattttacatctgaaacgataaaattaaaaaatatatttgaaagtcaaattcatttattttaaattgaaaatgtatttgataagcatgaaatattagtaattttttatcACACCCGTGTCTGCTTTTCGGTCTGcccaaaatattttagttttttggaCAATAATGACAATTAGAGTTGCTAATTTTTTAGGATTATTGTTAAATTGAAAGTGAATTTTATAAGTAGGGATTAAGTgacgttattttattttattataacctCTGGTGTATTTGGTAGAAAAAgaacataaataaaagaaaaaaagcgaaatatataataatatgaagAAAGTATGAATGtgttgaatataattttttggttttgggggaaaataaaagaaaacaaaagatagatgtgtaatttttaaaaaattatttaatttaaagtgagtattaaaatattgatgtgTAAGTTCTCTGTAAAAAAGTGTGCAAGTATTGTATCCTTTTCCTGGACTttgattgtaatattttaaaatatatcaaaatttttaattttttaatatattacaaatataagtgaatgttttaaaatatattaaattttttcaatatttctattttaagaAAAACGATAAAGAGAATATGGAATAGggagaaaaataatactttaggaatataaaaacaaaaaccagCAGAGAATATGAGAGAAGAGGGGTAATTtaggaaaatgaagaaaacaagagagagagagagtgatgagAAGAAACAAGGATGTGTGAATAAATGCGTTGAGCCCAGGAGGAAGAGAGTCCATTGGACCAATACAAATGAGCTGAGCCCAACGAACGCACACACACCTCGACGCAGTTCCTCCGCTGACGGCGACGGAGGCTGCTAACTACAACAATCTCCTGAAACCTCTCATCACCACGCAGCTTCACTTTCTCCAATTTAGTCCAACTAATATTATAGGTATGTATCTTTATCTTCCACCGTATCCAATTCCAGTGCACTGCCACCGTTTCAATTTTCGGAGAGGTTGTTGTTAATTTTCGCGATTTTTTTCTAGTTTCATTTCATGGAGACGCAACCGCATGAGATTTTACTGCAGCCACCGGTTTCTTCAAATGAAGTCCACAATGATGGCGCGTCGAATCACAGGTGATTGCAATTTTGCTCTCTCGTGTTTGCGAAATCACTGCTATACCTAATTCGACGATTTTTGGTTCAGTAGAGACGCTGAGCAAAAACAAGATGTTTCGAGAGAAGAAGTTTTGCAGACTTTGCAAGTTATTGCATCTACTGGGAAGTTCTGGTATGAATTATTGGAGTACCGACTTATGTTCTCTGGCAAATTGTTCATAATATATGATAGATAGGGGCGGTGtttgtgtatgtttttttttttttttcccttgaACTAGTTATTCACATTATAGAGTTAATCCTACTTTCTTGGGACTTGGTAGTGTATTATTTGGGCACACTTCAGGAAGCACGTGTAAGTATATAGTCATGTTGAGTTTGGAAATAGGGTAGAAGCTACAAACTGTAGGTTCTGTTCAGATGCGTGAGATATGATGTAGCACTACCGAACATGGTACTAGATAATATACAGGACATGATATGTCTTTGGTTGTGATTTTAGTCAAAGACAACGGTTTGTGCTTGGTACTTTGAGTTTTAACTCGAAACACTTTTAAAGGTGCCCTGAAAGAGAATGGAAGAAGGCAGCAGTGAATTGTTTTGcgttatgtttttgtttaaattattacttaGGTGTGTATCTTTTTTTTGGTTCCTTAGACTGCACGTGTGCACCTTGCTTTTGTATGAAAAACAATCTAGCCTGTCACTAGTCCGTGAGAATAAGTTATTTCTAGGTTCAAATATCCTTACGGCTCTTTGGTTTTAAAGAAGTGTCTGCTTAATCCCAACTGTTTGCAATTTCAAATATACTATCCTTTTGGCATTTAATATCTATGTAGTGCCACTGCGAATTGCAAATGGAAATGGATGATGTTTAACTGAGGCGGCCTAGTTTTCAATAATGCGAGGCTGTTATTTGATGGTCGGCACAAACTCAGCCTCGTTCATTGAGTGGTCTTTTGATAGTGGATTTAGTTTGATCAGTTGAAAAACATGAGGCACAGTATTATTGCTAAT encodes the following:
- the LOC114169784 gene encoding uncharacterized protein At1g51745-like, whose protein sequence is MMDCGVGSIVWVRRRNGSWWPGQILGPDDLSASHLTSPRSGTPVKLLGREDASVDWYNLEKSKRVKAFRCGEFDDCIEKAESAQGGPLKKREKYARREDAILHALELEKQILKKQGRSGGRPSNAFKKGVVASPPETLGNDNENHASSFMYCESESAGGFFPPEMAKDGNQLRGEVDYSETTPRMRDLQDFGLRIAPAKKKLPSFVEPNMYQKRTVDDGARALASGGIRAGSNLHINGAGQIGASRAKRSRCVYFPTESSDSLDYRETLPRVEISPSQRRREFPYHGSMVGETEYTFMDEVESDSSETACSDSDSDSSETEPDLDEEMTIFSETGHDAEEHESTSSEELDELANSSDMPHLYPRDLITNNEAVSKWQLKGKRNNRNLVKRSVGASDGKCNMYGAGADVEGKSSHLRHNINSPSLHRYKFDFGDNFDDDDQNFGLEDEYPQSSRSISRSQSKVHRGVAWNDVAWDDHLPSKRHWDGKAYSPLYADRYQFGGRVRPMLVDVDLKVQASYRKECVPFISLMSKLDGRAIVGHPIQVEALRDGSSDILFPTIDDFSNDVTGIEGSSVLPPAWRTARRTANFRIPRPHAPSSNGAEGAAEFPSSDQEQSFEYKSVNAGSSSHQASLQKRSGLKSHRSSADKKSLKKMPKKLSLSSCQKTRTLSSLSTEHNFSRKPLHDSSSYQTDRLTKPDISGSTTVACIPVQLVFSRLLEKINRPPLKTPSNLALLNTGVDRNS
- the LOC114170711 gene encoding uncharacterized protein LOC114170711, producing MDFHSLSRKQLQALCKKNKIPANITNVAMADALAALDQVEGLDEILNSSEVDVGTPNVNLRTAGKASTQRKAARAEVEGSTVKVPASARRGARAGIASGVAEQENKDDNVPPVTPAAGRRRATAVSTRKKKEVEIVEEDGDKNDAPKTVGRRRATSRSVCPTKNETPGGASVQRTYSTRRSVRLLENGLSKMSLVDTEDTGFVKDDEDNVSQELSNVSEQVEDSCNTEKGSSLQMDSTVVSEDTLESEVCSSEQNTGYECQSHESASDVKLVSVTEIDKVVGPHGSDEGELEKINNLELGAEPNASDEAGSDPLLDLEETCDSSDLETENKESVVACLESFPVEASADAITEVTGQEIADMVPDKVSVDVTDQGVAGSLSMITDCKIYDQVSNECGEKVSNDEDVNNGALLSQKEQVGVMDEKISHEGDDKEDKNNEPEVEDESDYSSLLEGSSDDQGSAMGVNETIEYSTGDVNQDVKDETEHMNVACGDMTDEDYQHLLTVDDKDSKESDSMIGSEGVPDLDSISSSAGELQEEELKEVKPEQTEAGTHSAPDVTEAQAEESEEPVTGQVSVESASGPIDGEVVSEDVSAIPDQDTVTVSSENVSSDVPVQSVVSDRLKVNRTSDDLNKMTMGELKRMLRNLNLGGEKSNYNKTTDKEGDKKRTALQELPQNQMTSGEAQIDD